The Glycine max cultivar Williams 82 chromosome 17, Glycine_max_v4.0, whole genome shotgun sequence genome contains the following window.
AAATGTCAGCTGCAGTATTCGTGCACAATTGCAAATGAAAACACAAAGTTACCTAGATCAACTTTTAGATATTCATGTATTACTAAAAAATCATGAAAGATGACACAAAAAGTAACATAATGAGAGAGTTGTACCTGCAAATCAAGATGGTGAATGTTGAATATATCCTTCATAGAATGAGAATTGTATGCTAATATGTATGATCTATAAGCTTCTTTTGCCATCTTGTTCAAATAGAAATTGTTGACCACCAAATTCTCCTGAATTATCCAGATAATCCTTCGTAAGATAATTTGCAGTTGGttactatattaaacaaaagtTTAATTAAGCATGGGGAAAAGGGCATGTACCAGGTGAGATTGTACGTTTGCCACCTTCTTTTCATCATATGCATACTCTTTAACAGGGACCTTAGCTGCCtgaaattaagcataaatataaaattatgattaggGATAAGCTGAGAATAGTTTTTCAGAAAAATGGGGTTCAAGTCCTGGGGAATAGGGAAAGTAGTAATCAGCCAACCATTGCTTCCCAGTTGCATTATATTCTAGGCATGATAATCACAGGGCTTCCTGAAGTAATCCTACTTTCTCAAATAAGTACATGCATATGCTAGAAGCTTCTAATAAATTCTAATTCAGCATCAGCCCAGCTTACTAATCCATAGTTAAATGAGAAAAACTGACCTTCAGATAGCGAAGAAATTGCAATTCTTCAGGAATCAGGAAAAGCAAAGCATTTCCTTTCCCACCTTCACCACGAGCTGTTCTACCAACCCTGTGAATATATTCCTGGTAGcagtataaaataaatgtgaCAAAGTACATCAACGTATAAGGAGCAATTGAAAAGGGATGTTGATTGATAAATAGAAGAATGAAAAGTACCTTTGGTTCATCAGGTGGATCATACTGCACAATCCAGTCCTACAGCACAAATaaggagaaaaataaacataaatcttATATGTTTAATGATTTTCAATTAACAGAACAGAATGCTGCATAAGCACATAGTTCATTCAAGTGTTGTTAAATGTTTTACCATTAGTATTAGTATagaaaaccaaattaaattttcaagaatcaaaacaGGACAGAATTTTCAAGGATAATACTGTCATTGTATCTATTTGGGGGATAAAGTGTTTCTTTCAACCTAGATTTACTGCTCAGTTAATCGTTAAAGGGGTTGTGCCATTGCACATACAGGTAATATGACGAGCACTGCTGAGTTGATatgattttcatgttttttctgATCTTTATCTTATGTAGGAAGGTTTTCCATCTTTGTGCTCTTCTATTTCTTTCCTGAAGGTGTCTTATGTTGCCataaattttttcatctttagCCAGTTATTAAATTGACTGATTGCATGTAGTTGGGGGAAAACCCTTAAAAGTCTAATACAAATGAGTCATATTTTCCCATCGAGAAATATACATGTAAGTTGATAAGGAAAATGAATATATACCACAGCAGGTATGTCAAGTCCACGAGCAGCAACATCAGTACAGAGCAAGATCCCCTTTTCTGCTTTGCAGAAGTCAAAGAAGGTAGTTGTTCGGGACTGCTGCTTTTGTTTTCCATGAATACTCGAGCAATTCAATTGAATAAGATTAAGAATGTCTGCGTGGAATTTGACAGAGTtgcatgaagagaaaaaaaccaTCACTTTTTTTGACTGGTGTCTCTTCAAAAAGGAATAGAGAACAATAAATCGCTTGGCACAGGGAACCACAACATAACCCTGAAGCAATCCCTCATTTGTGACCTGCATTCATGAAGGGGTAATGATAACGATAACTATGATGGAAAAAATTCAGATATTATGATAAAGTGGGGAGACATCACCTTGGTTCTCCCATCATCTACATCAATATAGATAGGAGTCGTCTGAAATGACAGACGGGCAAGATCCTCAACCTGTATTTTAAGAGAGAAATATTATTTGGAACCAAAAACAATAAGCAAGCAATACACTTATATTTCCTTATTCTTACTTTCAAGTAAAACACACATTATCAAGCAATCAAATTCTAGTATGccgagaaaaaaattacatacataagaaagaaaattaaaatttgtatgtaGAACTACATACCCATTATCAAGTAATGTATTTTCAAATATCAACCTCTAGTGTATCCAAATATGTGTGTATATTTGTGCATGtgcaaaaatcattaataattgaAAACTAATCAACTATGGAATTAGGAATTTATCTCAGAGAAAGAACTTTATGAAGGATGGAAAATGAAGAGCAGACCTTCTTTGTTTGTGTAGCCGAAAATAAAGCTGTTTGCCTATTCTGTTGAAGGAGAAAAGGACCAATTAGTCAACCCCtcatacattatttaaaatacatacTGGATATAAACTTATTGATACCCCTACACAAAAATATGAGCGATATGAGTCAGCATACTTAAAACTATCGGGGGGAACAATACAGTTTATATGTTGAGGCAAACAAAACAGTATTTTGTAGTATTAAATAGACTCTTACGCAGAATGAACAATACAGTTTATATGTTGAGgcaaacaaaataatatgaGCTAACTTCAACCAGCAACCGACATTCAAATTAAATAGACTCTTACGCAGAATTCATAGCTTTAGTTTTCCTCTTAAGATAAGAAAAAGGTGATACTagtaaatttataattgttgaaGTCCATTTAGTTAGGAGCTTTCCAGCAAAACAATCCAATACACATGGGGCAAATGGGGAGGATGCAAAGCAGTTTCAGGGCACCATTATGATTTCATGGGCTCCTGGATCACTGGAAGGGAGAGGAGaaagacaaacaaattatatatacctTTGGAAGGATCTTGATAATCTGCTTCATTTCCTCCTCAAAGTTTGCTTCCAAAATCCTGTCAGCTTCATCAATCATGAGGCACTGCCAAGTCATGCAGGAATTCAGAGTAAGAAAATATAGCCTGAATCTAGACTTCACAAGTATGTAAGCATCTACTAGAATTCCAGAAATTTGAATGAAAAACCCAAAGTTGAAAGTCCAAAATGTAAAACAGAAAAACCTCTAAcaccaaaatttatttataatatttcagCACTAAATAGGGATTCATGAACCAAAAATAAGCAGGCTTTCTTCTCATTTTCTGGTTCCCCCCAAAACAACACCGAACTGAGCAGGTGACAAGAGCAAACAGGAAAAGTAAAGACATTAGAAGGTAAAGTGAACataaaatatcatctaaaatGCATGCTGACTATGAGAGAAGGCCCTAATGAGCATTCATTAAGCATTAAAATGGATATTATACAAGAAATTATAAGGTAGCTGATGACTGATGAGCACCTAAGACTGAAAAACCATTACGATCaccaaaaatgtaattaatcaaTACTATCATTGCTTGTTGTCAACTTGTCAGAAACAATTGTATGAAAATCCATAACTTACCTTCaagtttttatatatgaatCCTTTTGTGTTTTGAAGATGATCTAGAAGACGACCAGGAGTTCCTACCAATAAATTTATCCCTTTAGCAATGCGTTCAGCTTCAATTTTTCTAGCTGAACCTCCAATAACCAATCCAAGAGTTTGTGAATGATACTTGAGCAGCTCCTTGGCCACAGCATGTGTCTAAAAGAGATGGTGAATGAACAAATAAGAAATATTCATTCAATACCCGCAAACAAAATCAACAGTGAAGCAAAGAAAACACAATATCAACATCACATTTTAGGAGAAAATGAGAAGGAATTTAATACCTGTATTGCAAGCTCTCTAGTAGGGCATATAACAATAACACCAGCTCCATTACGAGGCGTAAATTTAACATTGTACAACAGCTCCACAGCAGGAATTAAGAAGGCAAGAGTTTTTCCAGAACCAGTCCTTGCAGCACCAAGAACATCTTTTCCAATCAAAAGCGGTGGAATTGCCCTCGCTTGAATCTGCATTTGTGATTTAGCATCAAGTCTAATGCGTTACGTGCAATAAACACTATCCTCAAAAAGTTATGTACAAAATGTCACCAAAAAAAACTGTTTGCTCAATAACTTC
Protein-coding sequences here:
- the LOC100797375 gene encoding DEAD-box ATP-dependent RNA helicase 27 encodes the protein MAETEDKTLQASPMNETKKMKKNKNKKKSDKKRPREIATEERPEEEENENNTDSDGESSKKKKKKKVEGESEVKEKKVKNNGGSGIMSTESFESLGLSEPTYKAIMDMGFHHMTQIQARAIPPLLIGKDVLGAARTGSGKTLAFLIPAVELLYNVKFTPRNGAGVIVICPTRELAIQTHAVAKELLKYHSQTLGLVIGGSARKIEAERIAKGINLLVGTPGRLLDHLQNTKGFIYKNLKCLMIDEADRILEANFEEEMKQIIKILPKNRQTALFSATQTKKVEDLARLSFQTTPIYIDVDDGRTKVTNEGLLQGYVVVPCAKRFIVLYSFLKRHQSKKVMVFFSSCNSVKFHADILNLIQLNCSSIHGKQKQQSRTTTFFDFCKAEKGILLCTDVAARGLDIPAVDWIVQYDPPDEPKEYIHRVGRTARGEGGKGNALLFLIPEELQFLRYLKAAKVPVKEYAYDEKKVANVQSHLENLVVNNFYLNKMAKEAYRSYILAYNSHSMKDIFNIHHLDLQAVASSFCFSNPPNVSLNINSSKQRNKMRKVDGSRHGFSGDNPYGKRNADDKRQFVRY